The Armatimonadia bacterium region CAACGTCTTCTGCGCGCCGTGAGGGGTGGGCGGGACGTGCCCAGTTCGGACTCTGGAACGGCACCGTCGGCCTCAACGCGCTGTACGACAACGATCTCTCCGACACCGGGGTATCCTGCGACTTCTGCTTCCCAGTCCTACCGGGAACTCTCGACCTGTACGGCGAACTGGGTGATGACGCCGCCGGCAACCACCTGCAGACCTGGGGCGCCTACTTCCCCGGGCTGTATCAATCCCTGGGCGTCGATCTGTACCTTGAGTATGCGAAGCGCGGCAGCCTCAACTCGCTGACGTCCGCCTCGGTCTACAAGGAGATCAGCGACGGGTGGTCGGGACTGCTGCTGTTCAAGGACGTCGAGGGTAAGTCTGCAGTGTTTGGCCTGGGGATCGCCCGGGAGTTCGGGCACCAGAAGTAAGAGGTGCTCGCCCGAGCCGTTGCTGTACCTGACCGTCAGTGCAGTCGTCCGATTAGCGTGGAGGGCACAAGAGGAGTGTCGAGCGATGCGCAAAGCGATCATGGTTGTGTTGATGTTTATGATAGCCGCAGTCCTTCTGGTCTTGTCCGGCTGTGGCGGGGGCAGTTCGGCCGTTCCCGGCAAGGGTGACCTCAAGATCACAGTCACCTTCCCGCCGCAACCCGAAGGGGTCTCACCGGAAGCGATCCCGGTGGCGACCAACAGCTTCCGGATCCGCATTAGCGACCCCGTTACGGGTGACCCGCTGGCTGCCGATGTGGTCATCTCACGTGCCGGCGGCGTGACGCAGACGGTGGTCATCCCCGGGATTCGCGCCGGGAACACCAGGCTGCAGGCCTGGGCGTACACGTCACTCGATGGAACCGGAGAGGCCATTGCCCAGGCTCAGACGACCGTGGTGGTGGTGCAGGGCGAGGAGGTAACGGCGCACCTCGTGCTTGCAGCGCTGCCCTTCCGGGTCGAGGTGACGCCATCACCGCTGAGCCTGGAGAAGTCCAAGACGGGCAAGCTCACGGCGACCGTCTATGACGTGGATGGCAACATCATCCTGGGCACCTTCACCTTCAACTGGAGCAGCGACAACGAGGGCGTGGCCAAGGTGGACGACTCGGGCGCGGTGCTTGCCGTCGACAAGGGGAGCTGCAAGGTCAGTGCCCAGGAGTCCGTCAGCGGCAAGACGGGTTCCGCCGACGTCAACGTGTGGGTGGCTACGGCAGCGACGGCTACCATCGAACCGGCCAGGGTGATACTGCCGATGGGCAGGACCGCCGACCTGACCGCAACCGCCTATGACAACCTGGGGGCAGTCATCCCCTATGCGATGGTCCAGACCTGGTCGGTAGACGACCCCAGCATCGCCGGCATCACGGGTACCGGAAACCAGGTGAAGGTCACGCTCGGGCCGACCGCCGGAACCACCACCGTCAGGGCCGACTTCGGAGGCGGCCTCGTTGCCACCTGCAAGGTCACCTGTGACAAGTCGGGAACGATCAGAGTCATCCTGGAGTAGCGCCGCAAGGAACAGCTCGGAGCCAGGGCACAAGTCCGGCCTTCGCCGGAGGCTGCAAGGCATATGCTCCTCGACAGCGAAAGGCGCAGGCAGAGGGCCTTGGTGGCGCCTCACTAGGGTTGGATGGGTCAGGGGGAAACACTATGGATTTGTTCGAGGCTATCGCTGAGCGTCGATCGGTGCGCAAGTTTGCCGACAAGCCGGTCCCACGGGAGGTCATCGAGCAGTTGCTGTCTGCCGCTGTGCAGGCGCCGAGCGCAATGAACAAGCAGACCTGGGCCTTCGGCGTGGTCCAGGGCGGCGACAAGGTAAAGGAACTGGGCGAACGTGCCCGCCTCGCCCTTCTGAAGGAGTTGGAGCAGAAGGGAGGCCCGGCTGACTTCCGCGC contains the following coding sequences:
- a CDS encoding Ig-like domain-containing protein; its protein translation is MRKAIMVVLMFMIAAVLLVLSGCGGGSSAVPGKGDLKITVTFPPQPEGVSPEAIPVATNSFRIRISDPVTGDPLAADVVISRAGGVTQTVVIPGIRAGNTRLQAWAYTSLDGTGEAIAQAQTTVVVVQGEEVTAHLVLAALPFRVEVTPSPLSLEKSKTGKLTATVYDVDGNIILGTFTFNWSSDNEGVAKVDDSGAVLAVDKGSCKVSAQESVSGKTGSADVNVWVATAATATIEPARVILPMGRTADLTATAYDNLGAVIPYAMVQTWSVDDPSIAGITGTGNQVKVTLGPTAGTTTVRADFGGGLVATCKVTCDKSGTIRVILE